TGTTTGTGAAATGTGTGGCACAAGTCGAactgacgacgggctgttatctCTTAGTTCAACAGATGAGATTCAAGACCTATCATTGGAAGAATTACGGCGTCGGAGAATTCAAAGATTTGGTAGATGACAAGAGAGATTGGCTCAAATGGTCATAGACGTTATTATAACTTAGAAATAGTCACATTGAAGTAGGGTAGTAGAGGCCTGGAAATGCCATCAAGGGTATCTTGTGGATAATCACTGTGCTTAATAGCAGTTAAAAAAAAACAGTACTTACCTAATACTGTTTGGTACAGGAGGCATGTCTCCATTAAGTTTGTAGAAGAGATAGTAGACTTTAGAAGCATGCAAGTTGTTCCATGGACGGAATATATTGGCACATTGTGTTACTTTTATATTGTCATGAATCCGAAGGGCTCCTTCCCGCATTACGTAATGTATGTACGTTAACCTTCTGTTATGTCCttaagaagtgaaattttctGCTAGCTTCCATTTTACGTAGTTGCTCATCCAAGTTTTGTCATCTCTTGTCTTCTTGATCGTGGCAAACCGCCAGGATGTCATGTGTCCTGTATTTGACCAGTTTAATTAACCTTGCCAATAGAGTTTTTTTTAGGTTTGAAATCTATCGCAATTTAAGTAAAATATTTATGCAACTGAAGCTCCTGTTGCAGTTTGTTTTCTTAATTGAATTCGCATATATGCAGAGTTCACTTCTTCCCCACACTGCAAGTGAAAGccattcctttttcttttgaataCCAGTATGGacaaaacctcttatcaaatatgTCTCCCGTAGATGACTTCATTGACTTAGATCAACTTATGGACTGCAAAAGCACGATGTGCTTTCAGCAATGGGTGCTTCACATGCCTTATGCTTAATTTCTGGGTTAGGTTACTGAAGTTAGGGGAAGTAAATAGCCTTTTGGAATCCACAGTTAACATTGCTCACATAAGTTCGTACAAAGCTTTTGAGTTTTGAATGTCGTAAAGGAACACACTCCCGAAGCAAATTTtgatttcttctttcatttgccTCTCCTGCATCTTTCTTTCTATCCATAGGTCGGCTTCACACAGATCATCTAGTTGTCAGTGTGTTGGACGAATGCATATCATCCTCTTTCCTTGTTAGAGGAAATAGACACCTATTTTACTAATGGTATAGTAGCAGAATTTTCCACTTTGGATGCTAATGTACCGGACTAAGCTATGGTGAGCAAAATCATAGCTGTTGGAACTGGGGTATGAGTGAATTGGCATTCTACACTTGGGGAGTATCTACTTTGGATATTGGACTATTTGATAAAGGCTTTTGCTTCATCTTTCTTTATTGACAAAAGTTGACAAAAATTTAAAGGTCGTCTATTATGTCCCATTCAATTGTGAAGTAGTAGTACATCACGATCTAGTTCTTTTAAATGaagaagcaaaaaagaaaaaacagacaAGAATCCTATGAGGTCACACCAGTCCTTCGTAGTAAAATAACATATGCAAATATCTGCCTATCCAGTCTTGGAGTCCTCTCAATCTCAAATGTTGTCTTCCACAATCAGTTGCAGGTGAAACGGCACTGATCATAACCTGTCAAAATGTTCAGATAAAGTCAACGATATGTCACAGGACTAAAGGTACACTGCCAGTGTATATAAGTTAGATCATGCCAAGGCCACGCTGTCAATGGAGGCACTTCCAACCCTTCTTGCCTATTAATGCGAAACTATAATCGTTGAGGTAACTGTTATTTGTAATGTATTCTCATAGAGTAGAGCTTTTAAGGTAGTTGAGAGTCTTACTTGGATCAGCAGTGACAAGCATAGCAGTTCCTCCAAAGTCACAAGTCCCTCCGCCCTGTTTTTTCTTCTGCCAGTAGCTGTTGAAAGCGTAAGAAGCATGAGAAAGCAACGTAGCCGGCTGGTAGCACGCCCCATTGGGCTGTATGGCATCACAACCAGCCCCAGAACCACAAGCATAGTCCAGTGCCTGCTGAATCAAGTCTGCTGGTACTGTCGGCTTAGCCACGCACCAAACTGCATTCTCAGGTTTCTTATTAGGAGCTGGTGGTGGTGGCGTTGGCGATGAGTGACTATTCGGTGGTGGCTGCTTAGGTGCATTATGCTGTGGACTTTGTGCATTTGGATATGGTGGTGGCGGGGAAATGGAAAGTAAAGGTGGTGGCATAGCCCCTGAAGGAGTAGGAGGAGATGGTGGCTGTGGAGAAGTGGAAAGTAATGGCGGTGGCATTGCCCCTGAAGGAGTAGGAGATGGTGGTGGCGGAGAAGTGGAAAGTAAAGGTGGTGGCATAGTTCCTGAAGGAGTAGGAGGAGAAGGAGTGAATATCCCATATGGATTAGGAGAGTTCCCTGGAGTTGGTGGTGCGGTTTTTGAAGGAGGAGAGTTAATTTGTGGACTTGGTGGTGGTACAGCTCCTGAAAGCAGAGGAGGGGAAGTGTATATTCCATTCTCTGGACTGGTTGATTCAACTTGCAGCTGTCTTAATTTCCTGTGCAGTCCAAGGCCAGGATTTATCCCGGCTCTATctgcattttttggcaaaaacaaAGGCGTATGAGTATCAGTGACGGATTCAACTATGGTTTATCACAAGTTTAGCAGAACTCGGACCTTGTATGTGTATGCGTGCGAAAAAGAAATGCAGATGGAATTAAACTCAGAACTAACAACGTCTAGATTTTGTGAATATAACAACAATGATATATTGAAAGGGTGGTGCAGTGGACTTCAAATTATATGCACACTTACCACATAGACCAAAGGGGCTTGAGGCTAGCAATTGAAATGTGTGTAAGGCAAGAATGTAATATTTCATAGTACTACTACTTGAATCCATGGCCATGTTGAATAATGAATATGCTCTCGCTGCTGCTAAGTCTAGCTCCTTGATTTGTCAGGAAAATACAGAGTGCTGCTAGCATTCAGACTTGAGAATAAAAAGAGGGGAAGTGGGGTCCCTAAAGTGAGAGCAacaggtaaaagtcataaaacagtaaactTCTGATTCCAGAAAGAAGCTGAGCTGTTACTTAACTAGCGTAGCAAACTCATAAAAATGAGGACTTTCTTCTGTTTGTTCTTCTCTTTAACTATATTTTGCTTTTCAAGCCAGAATATATGTTTTCTTGGGATGTCAGGAAACTAagcaaaaagaagaaaacattgGTTGCTTTTGGAATCTATCTTTTGCTTGCCAACTACTTCACGTGTTCTCTCTCAAATTTTAGTCTCTCTGCTCAGATAAATGATTAAGCTTTCTTGTCTAACCCTTTATTTTATACTTATACAGCATAGGAAATCAACGTCGAAACAATATAAGCACTATGTCACGGGCCGAAATCCTTACATTGGGTAGCGGCACCTGCTCGCCCGTGCGGCGTCCGCAGCTCCCCTCGCTGCGGGCCAGCCTGTCTCCTTTCCCAGGATTCCCAAGCACGATCCTGTGCCTGTTGGTGGGACTCGCCTGTAGGCTCGCCCCAACTTGTGCCGCCCGTAAGATGCCTAGGCccttggccctagacatgtcgtggcgcttcatcttaggatcactatccatgcgcgccctggggggattggcttaggacatgccttgtccttagcccaagactgagcatcgctcccgcgtgcacagcccaatcctcaagctCGACACTCGCCTAGTGCATCCGCGACTCGCTCGTGCCTCGCCTaagtaaggcaacctttagcccttggccattgtcatgcgcgtctatcgtgccatgcccatacatagccctctTGCAGCACGCTTCCATTCTGAAGTAGTGCAGTGTCGCCCACACCTGCacctttaggccaacggacccttgcttgcatggttgaacccaagccatgctcacaagtcgacacatgatgcccctatgacaagtgcatcaagtatccaatcggcacggaGGTCTCGTTCCAACATTCGGCAGCCCGCGGGGCTGGCCGTTCCACACATCGAGCCTCCAGCACCACTTTGATGCCCAACGCCCGAAGGCGTCGCGCCGTCCATATGAGTTCCCAAACTCGTGTGGATACCTTTgacactcctttgagtcatctaggcaggcccttgaggttgCCCCCAAGGCAGCTCGTTCGATACGGCTCGGTGGCAGCacgtatgggggaggcaggtcgggtctttcatcacctataccccccttatatatgcttaaaattaaaaagcccaagttgcccGAGTAGACAGTTCTATGTCAGACCATCAGAAGGAccttttctcaccagttcttTGCCGAAATCACAACTCCAAATTGCGAGTTGtgacatcctcccacactcataATGTCATCGTCCCCGATGACACATCATGGCTTAAGACATCCCGGAGTCTGCCCCCTCAGGTATGCTTATTCAAGCTCCCTTTGTCCTGTGGgtcggacttcctcgaagtcctttCTCAAAAGGAGTCGTGCCCCATGCACTTCTCCCCCAAGTATCTTCCAAGCGTGCCTCTGCACTTCACCTCCATTCGGTGTTCACTTGGAAAGTGCCTCCGCACTTGCACCCTCTGGTGTCTAACTTTGTGATTGACCCACACTAGTCAATCACACCATGACCCTCACGGCCGTCATGTCCGTTTGAAGCTTTCCTTCACAGGTTAGCACATCAATGTGCTCTTTTGACGTCGCTCCCGTAGCCTTTCGCTCCCGTAGCCTTAAGATGCCCTCTTTGGCATGGCTCCCGTAGCCTTTCGCTCCCGTAGCATTAAGACGCCCTCTTGGCATAGCTCACGTAGCATTCCGCTCCCGTAGCTTTCCTTGCCCTCACTACCTTGAAGATGTGTTCGCTTCCAGACCCACGACTTCGCCCATATGCCTCTTGCATAGGCGggatcctcccacactcaatgTGGAGGATACATCTTAGCTCTGTCGTCCCACTTGGCATTCGGCCAGCACTTGGGACGACCTTTGGTGAGTACTACATTCCCAAAGTCATAGCATCGCCGCATTCCCGAACAAAGCTCTTTGTTTTCCAACTGTCACTTCCTCAGCAAGTAGCCAATGCTCTCGGTAGTACTTCAATACTCGCCCTATAGACACGCGCCTTCTTGGCCCTACTAGCACGGCTTCCCGGTTCGGTGTGCCTCGCACCTAGACACTCACGGTCCCCGATCATTCGACGTACCTCTTTCCAGAATGACACCTTCTAACTTGGAAATCCGCCCAGTTCAGAAGCTTCGTTATACCCTCGAATCCGTTCCTCACCTTGTCAATGCCCTTAGGCAGCTCAAAGGTCTTCTCCCGAAGGAAAGACACTCAACTTGATGTGTCGCACGCATCCTTGGCAAGATCTCCGCTATGATCATGCCCAAGTTTATAGTCCATGGCTTCCACTCTTCGCAATATGGTTGCACGACCTGGCAAACATGGCTTTCTCTTGGCCATCCGACTCATCGGCATATCACCTCATTCAGTAGCACCTTAGACTCACGAAAGACAATGGAATCACCCATTTCTTTTGTCGACCATCAGTATCGGGTTCTCGATCTTTGGTGGCATATGAACATCAATCTCTGCTTTGACGCAATCATCCAAAATGCACTCGCCATATCCACCCTTTGCCTTGACGTTGTGCCATGGCATAGTATGGCCTTaatcagctctgataccaagtgtcacgggcccaaatccttaCATTGGGTAGCGGCACCTGCTCGCCCGTGCGGCACCTGCTCGCCCGTGCGGCGCCTGCAGTTCCCCTCGTTGCAGGCCAAGCACGATCCTGTGCCTGTTGGTGGGACTCACCCGTTGGCTCGCCCCAACTTGTGCCGCCCGTAAGATGCCTAGGCccttggccctagacatgtcgtggcgcttcatcttaggatcactatccatgcgcgccctggggggattggcttaggacatgccttgtccttagcccaagactgagcatcgctcccgcgtgcacagcccaatcctcaagctcgacactcgcctagtgcatccgcgactagctcgtgcctcgcctaagtaaggcaacctttagcccttggccattgtcatgcgcgtctttcgtgccatgcccataccTAGCCCTCGTGCAGCACGCTTCCATTCCGAAGTAGTGCAGTGTCGCCCAAACCTGCacctttaggccaacggacccttgcttgcatagttgaacccaagccatgctcacaagtcgacatatgatgcccctatgacaggtgcatcaagtatccaatcggcacggaGGTTTCGTTCCAACATTCGGCAGCCCGCGGGGCTGGCCGTTCCACACATCGAGCCTCCAGCACCACTTTGATGCCCAACGCTGGCCCGAAGGCGTCGCGCCGTCCATACGAGTTCCCAAACTCGTGTGGATACCTTTgacactcctttgagtcatctaggcaggcccttgaggttgCCCCCAAGGCAGCTCGTTCGATACGGTTCGGTGGCAGCacgtatgggggaggcaggtcggagctttcatcacctataccccccttatatatgcttaaaattaaaaagcccaagttgcccgagtagactgctctacgtcagaccatcagaagggccttttctcaccagttcttggccGAAATCACAGCTCCAAATGTGCGAGTTGTGACAACTAGCTCTTTTAACCATTATGTTGGTATTGTGGCACTGTGAGGAACCAACCTAAACAATAGTAGCATATGTAAAATTTTATGCGAATAGTGCTAATATTGCCACAATTAAGCTTGTAGACGGGTCTGAATATGCTATGTTTTAATAAAGCTACTTTTATTCAAGACTGATGTTTACTTGCATTATTTTTCAAGTGGTATCGTGTTTacgtaaaattttaaaaatagatttcggTAAAGTGATAGAATTAGATAATACCACCTGAAGCAATGTGTGTAGCATTCTCTGTAAATTAATTTATGTTACTGACACTCTTTCTTTTTAGTACGGAAAATTATAAAATCATAGCATCCCATTTTATCCTTGATGATATGATTTGTTTAGATCCACTTACTATAAAAATTTATCCCTTAAGGATAGGAAAAATATAAAAGCATATCAAACTCTCCCCATTATTCTTTTACAATGATGTTGTAGAGCGGGTTGATATCCCTAGAACCGGATAAAGCACTTTAAACAGCAGCATGAAGACATAAAGAACAAGAACCAACTGCTCATAAATCAACTAGGAATTTAAGATCAATATAGTAGCAACAAGAGCTCAATAGCATATTAACTCAAAGGAAAAGGTAGACCACCTATGTAATTCGTCGTGGAATTTTTCCTTTATTAATTTCGGTACTTCTTTTATGAATGCACATTGGCACTTTTGGAAGTGGGATTAGGTCGCCTCTCTTTCGAGTATTAAGGGACCCTATTTTGTGGTTAATTAGGCTTTATCTCTAGTTTGAGATTTTTACACGGATAATcttttatttaataatatttttattaataacattactttttgtttattccataaatagccattttttttaCATGTATAGCAGGTTTCAAATTTTTTTGTGTAGATTAAGCAATAAACGGACTCCACAAATTGTGGGATTAGTATCTCACTTTTAAGGAATATGTTTCCCACCACCACTCTATCTTTTCTATATATCCCCATTCTCGAAGGAGTTGTTGTCGTCGTCTCGAAGGAGTCTTCCCCTCTTTTCTACACTTTCcttgtatatatataatgtgtATTTTTGCATTAGATTTGGTACTTTTGACTTATATCATAtgtattttaaatttatatttttaattcacATTTAAATACACCTTATATCATTATtatatattgtataaaaattatttcaCTATTATACTATTTATACGACATGCATTTTAAACTTATATAATATgtattttaaatttatatattttgattCACATTTTCAATACACATTATATCATTATtatacattgtataaaaattattccATTATTATGCAATTTATATGACATGCAATTTAATTTTATATCTCCTTAAAATCACATTTAAATACACTTTATACCATGTATATAAGTAAACACAGTCATTTAGATATGCAACAACGGATAATGCATACAAATTTAGACAACTACTACAGacatataataataaattaaaatcgTTAATTTGCACACATATATAAAAGAGGGataatttcacataaaaataattgggctccctactttttaattttatagccatatttcaatttacaac
The sequence above is drawn from the Nicotiana tabacum cultivar K326 chromosome 13, ASM71507v2, whole genome shotgun sequence genome and encodes:
- the LOC107820017 gene encoding uncharacterized protein LOC107820017; this encodes MAMDSSSSTMKYYILALHTFQLLASSPFGLCDRAGINPGLGLHRKLRQLQVESTSPENGIYTSPPLLSGAVPPPSPQINSPPSKTAPPTPGNSPNPYGIFTPSPPTPSGTMPPPLLSTSPPPPSPTPSGAMPPPLLSTSPQPPSPPTPSGAMPPPLLSISPPPPYPNAQSPQHNAPKQPPPNSHSSPTPPPPAPNKKPENAVWCVAKPTVPADLIQQALDYACGSGAGCDAIQPNGACYQPATLLSHASYAFNSYWQKKKQGGGTCDFGGTAMLVTADPSYDQCRFTCN